The DNA sequence CGTCGGTGCAGCGAACGCACGCCCATGAGCAAGTGCTTGAGCTGGTAGTCGATCGAAGTTTGTTCGTCGTACTGCTGTAGGCTTTTCAGGAGCAAGTCATAGAGGTAGGCCTTTAATTCTGAATATTTACGGCTTTGTACAGGAGCTTTGCCATAAACTTCCTGCTGTAGAAGTTCGTCATCAAATACTTCCTGGGCTTCAATGGCATGGAACAGCAACCAGTATTTGCTGCCACTATCAGCGCGATTGACCACTTTGAAGTAGCGCTTTTCAGGGCCAGACAACGATTTGATCAACGCAAACAAGCGTTTGGAGGGTGTTTTTGACATTTTTTGGAAGTCGGTTGAAAGCAGATCACATGGCCATCAATTTAAGGAATATTGAAGTAAGAACCCAGACAAATCCGTATTTCTTTAAAAAATAGAAACCTGACTTTTGGCTTGATTTCGGTTTGTTTCGTCTTGGCAATTGGCCTAATATGCAGGAGAATTAATTACTACTATTATGACTGCTATCTCCGGACAACAACCCACCTTAACCAAGGCATCACGTGTGCTGGTGCCAACCATGAATAACCCCAAAATAGCCCTCCCTATTACGGATGGGCTTCGGTTTGAACCCATCAAAAATATCTGTTACCTCGAAGCTGCCGGCAATTACACCTTCCTTCATTTTAAAGATGGAGAACGTCTTCTTGTCTGTCGGACACTTCAGGATATGCAGGATCGCCTCGCTGCTCCCTATCAGTTTTTGAGAATACACCGTTCTTACCTTATCAATATTGATTACCTGGATCGCTATGTACGGGGCAAAGGCGGCTACGTCATTCTGGAGGGTGGCGCCAGCCTGGCCGTTTCTTCCACTCGGCGCCAGGATTTTCTCACCCGGCTAGAGCGGTATTTTAGGTAGAGAGAAATCTCACAGTACTAAGTATAGGGTTAGGGATTACCTTCGGTGATCGTCGTTCCTACTCAGAGTTTTATAACCCTAAATTC is a window from the Lewinella sp. LCG006 genome containing:
- a CDS encoding LytR/AlgR family response regulator transcription factor; this translates as MTAISGQQPTLTKASRVLVPTMNNPKIALPITDGLRFEPIKNICYLEAAGNYTFLHFKDGERLLVCRTLQDMQDRLAAPYQFLRIHRSYLINIDYLDRYVRGKGGYVILEGGASLAVSSTRRQDFLTRLERYFR